Proteins encoded by one window of Dokdonella sp.:
- a CDS encoding GSU2403 family nucleotidyltransferase fold protein, with product MLHYRELSASAQTAYAELYERVHVTETLRSPAFVTGNVAYKTIKGSRYAYWAFKELDGRKREYYLGPAGPAIDAIERARSEGAPALESVGRQAASALALGCTATPPKHFRIVKRMAEYQFFRAGGLLVGTHAFLAIGNQLGVAWDGATRTLDLDFAHPGPGGNVALALPANLHVNMHDALTSLRHGFLPAMGGSKGMACLNVSTREPDLRIDFLTVRRRASFDGVPAPELGVALSPLKFLEYLIERPGQAVLLDRADACLVNLPDPARYGLHKLIVAHERGARHPKHGKDIAQAVALIEWHLRESPRALVDAWDDLTARGTGWSKRARASLAVAARTEKEIVQAFERLVAPRK from the coding sequence ATGCTTCACTACCGCGAACTCTCCGCCTCCGCACAAACCGCCTATGCGGAATTGTACGAGCGCGTGCACGTGACGGAGACCCTGCGCTCGCCGGCCTTCGTCACCGGCAATGTGGCCTACAAGACGATCAAGGGCTCGCGCTACGCCTATTGGGCCTTCAAGGAACTCGACGGACGCAAGCGCGAGTACTACCTGGGGCCGGCAGGCCCGGCCATCGACGCGATCGAGCGAGCGCGAAGCGAGGGTGCTCCTGCGCTCGAGTCGGTGGGGCGACAGGCGGCCTCGGCCCTCGCACTGGGTTGCACGGCCACGCCACCAAAGCACTTCCGCATCGTCAAGCGCATGGCCGAGTACCAGTTCTTCCGGGCAGGCGGGCTGCTGGTCGGCACGCATGCCTTCCTCGCGATCGGCAACCAGTTGGGCGTGGCCTGGGACGGTGCTACGCGCACGCTGGATCTCGATTTCGCCCATCCCGGGCCTGGAGGCAACGTCGCCTTGGCGCTGCCGGCGAACCTGCACGTAAACATGCACGACGCATTGACGTCGCTCAGGCACGGATTTCTGCCTGCCATGGGGGGCAGCAAGGGAATGGCTTGCCTGAACGTGAGTACCCGCGAGCCCGACCTGCGCATCGACTTCCTGACCGTACGGCGACGCGCTTCATTCGATGGCGTGCCGGCCCCGGAACTGGGTGTGGCCCTCAGTCCGTTGAAGTTCCTCGAATACCTGATCGAACGTCCAGGCCAGGCGGTGCTGCTGGATCGTGCCGATGCCTGCCTCGTCAACCTGCCGGATCCGGCGCGCTACGGCCTGCACAAGCTGATCGTCGCGCACGAACGAGGCGCCAGGCATCCGAAGCACGGCAAGGACATTGCACAGGCCGTGGCCCTGATCGAATGGCATTTGCGCGAGTCGCCGCGCGCGCTGGTCGATGCGTGGGATGACCTGACCGCGCGCGGAACGGGTTGGAGCAAACGAGCCCGCGCATCCCTGGCTGTTGCCGCGCGGACCGAAAAGGAGATCGTGCAGGCGTTCGAGCGCCTGGTTGCGCCGCGCAAATGA
- a CDS encoding CDP-alcohol phosphatidyltransferase family protein, which produces MPPTETRRPLTSRSTGWAKAIASTLARSSVTPNQISVVSIVFAIAGAWLLVEWPTTAGLVLAAVCVQLRLACNLFDGMVAIEGGKQSPVGSLYNELPDRIADSLFIVALGYTIQMPWLGWLGALLAALTAYVRATGGALGFAQDFRGPMAKPHRMAVLTLGCLVGALEGHFNGTRHALLAAAVIIAVGSALTCVTRTRAIAAQLRAKG; this is translated from the coding sequence ATGCCCCCCACCGAAACCCGCCGCCCACTCACCTCGCGCAGCACAGGCTGGGCCAAGGCGATCGCCTCGACGCTCGCCCGCAGCAGCGTCACGCCGAACCAGATTTCGGTGGTCAGCATCGTCTTTGCAATCGCAGGTGCCTGGCTGCTGGTCGAATGGCCGACCACGGCCGGCCTCGTGCTCGCCGCCGTCTGCGTGCAGTTGCGCCTGGCCTGCAACCTGTTCGACGGCATGGTCGCGATCGAGGGCGGCAAGCAGTCGCCGGTCGGTTCGCTGTACAACGAACTGCCGGATCGCATCGCCGATTCGCTGTTCATCGTCGCGCTGGGCTACACGATCCAGATGCCGTGGCTCGGCTGGCTCGGCGCCCTGCTCGCCGCACTGACCGCCTACGTGCGCGCGACCGGTGGCGCGCTCGGTTTCGCCCAGGATTTCCGCGGGCCGATGGCCAAGCCGCACCGCATGGCTGTGCTCACGCTCGGCTGCCTCGTCGGCGCGCTCGAAGGACATTTCAACGGTACGCGGCATGCGCTGCTCGCCGCCGCGGTCATCATCGCCGTCGGCTCCGCGCTGACCTGCGTCACGCGCACGCGCGCGATCGCCGCGCAACTGCGGGCGAAGGGCTGA
- a CDS encoding lysophospholipid acyltransferase family protein, with product MIARLLVALVRLLVGAYPQWIGTQPKAAQRIYFANHASHLDTLALWAALPPTLRRRTRPVAAKDYWSRGLRALVARRGLNAVLIERNRDKAEGDPLQPLDDALAAGDSLILFPEGTRNAEALPLPFKSGLYHLAERHPQVELVAVYLDNARRSLPKGSLLPVPLICTVRFGEVIQRMDGESKADFLERARNAVVKLA from the coding sequence ATGATCGCGCGCCTGCTCGTCGCCCTGGTGCGCCTGCTGGTCGGCGCATATCCGCAATGGATCGGCACACAGCCAAAAGCCGCGCAGCGCATCTACTTTGCCAACCACGCCAGCCATCTCGACACGCTGGCATTGTGGGCGGCCTTGCCGCCGACGCTGCGTCGGCGCACGCGACCGGTCGCCGCAAAGGACTACTGGAGCCGCGGCCTGCGTGCGCTGGTCGCGCGACGCGGCCTCAACGCCGTGCTGATCGAGCGCAACCGCGACAAGGCCGAGGGCGATCCGCTGCAACCGCTGGATGACGCGCTGGCGGCCGGCGATTCACTGATCTTGTTCCCGGAAGGCACACGCAATGCCGAAGCACTGCCGTTGCCGTTCAAGTCCGGGCTGTACCACCTCGCCGAGCGCCACCCGCAGGTCGAACTGGTCGCCGTGTATCTCGACAATGCCCGTCGCAGCTTGCCGAAAGGCAGCCTGCTGCCGGTGCCGCTGATCTGCACCGTGCGTTTCGGCGAGGTGATCCAGCGCATGGATGGTGAAAGCAAAGCCGATTTCCTCGAACGCGCACGCAATGCCGTGGTGAAACTCGCATGA
- the metK gene encoding methionine adenosyltransferase, translating into MSSYLFTSESVSEGHPDKVADQISDAVLDAILAQDKRARVACETLVKTGVAIVAGEVTTSAWIDLEALTRKVILDIGYDSSDVGFDGATCGVLNLIGKQSPDINQGVDRKKPEEQGAGDQGLMFGYATNETKDYMPAAVYYSHRLVEQQAKVRKKKNSPLPWLRPDAKSQVTLRYENDKAVAIDAVVLSTQHDPSVKQKDLVEAVREHILKPVLPAKWLHKGTKYHINPTGKFVIGGPVGDCGLTGRKIIVDTYGGWARHGGGAFSGKDPSKVDRSAAYAARYVAKNIVAAGIADRCEVQVSYAIGVAEPTSISVTTFGTGRISDEKIEKLIRRHFDLRPYGIIKMLDLVHPMYQPTASYGHFGRAPYEVKLANGETFTAFSWEKTDKAEALRADAKL; encoded by the coding sequence ATGAGCAGCTATCTGTTCACCTCCGAATCGGTCTCCGAAGGCCATCCGGACAAGGTCGCCGACCAGATCTCCGACGCCGTGCTCGACGCCATCCTTGCCCAGGACAAGCGCGCGCGCGTCGCCTGCGAAACGCTGGTCAAGACCGGTGTCGCGATCGTCGCCGGCGAGGTGACCACGAGCGCGTGGATCGACCTCGAAGCGCTGACGCGCAAGGTCATCCTCGACATCGGCTACGACAGCAGCGACGTCGGTTTCGACGGCGCTACCTGTGGTGTGCTGAACCTCATCGGCAAGCAGTCGCCCGACATCAACCAGGGCGTCGACCGCAAGAAGCCGGAAGAACAGGGCGCCGGGGACCAGGGCCTGATGTTCGGCTACGCGACCAATGAGACGAAGGACTACATGCCGGCGGCGGTCTACTACTCGCATCGCCTCGTCGAGCAGCAGGCCAAGGTGCGCAAGAAGAAGAACTCGCCGCTGCCGTGGCTGCGCCCGGACGCGAAGTCGCAGGTCACGCTGCGCTACGAGAACGACAAGGCGGTGGCGATCGACGCCGTCGTGCTGTCGACCCAGCATGATCCTTCAGTGAAGCAGAAGGATCTGGTCGAAGCCGTGCGCGAGCACATCCTCAAGCCCGTGCTGCCGGCGAAGTGGCTGCACAAGGGCACCAAGTACCACATCAATCCGACCGGCAAGTTCGTCATCGGCGGCCCGGTCGGCGACTGCGGCCTGACCGGCCGCAAGATCATCGTCGACACCTACGGCGGCTGGGCACGCCACGGCGGTGGCGCGTTCTCGGGCAAGGATCCGTCCAAGGTCGACCGCTCGGCCGCCTATGCCGCGCGCTACGTCGCCAAGAACATCGTCGCCGCCGGCATCGCCGACCGCTGCGAGGTGCAGGTCAGCTACGCGATCGGCGTGGCCGAGCCGACCTCGATCTCGGTGACGACGTTCGGCACCGGCCGCATCAGCGACGAGAAGATCGAGAAGCTGATCCGCAGGCACTTCGACCTGCGACCGTACGGCATCATCAAGATGCTCGACCTCGTGCATCCGATGTACCAGCCGACTGCGAGCTATGGCCATTTCGGCCGCGCGCCGTACGAGGTGAAGCTGGCCAACGGCGAAACCTTCACGGCCTTCTCGTGGGAGAAGACCGACAAGGCCGAGGCGCTGCGTGCGGACGCAAAACTGTAG
- a CDS encoding reprolysin-like metallopeptidase, producing MRSPVTGFVVLLSLLVAPAVAFAGYWQDVAARAPQVHGEAPSAYRQVSLDWPGLRQALAAHADGVGATLTLPAPDGGLREFVLADSGVMPAELQARFPAIRSYLATDARGTTARVGISMLGLHATVHDRDGIWLVRPERSGMGSHYLSFRRADAGVAPPFKCRTHGHIDMDEDHAMPAQAPGVATVTGTILRNYRAAFAANHHWVQAVASAMDPPQAPSVAIGLAAVVNVINRINEVYGQDFAIRMTLIPNNDAIIYPFAEGDPYSNDEDAIDENGPNLNAVIGSANYDIGHVFTTGSGGLAGLGVVCRIWKADGTTGLPNGATLQTDVFYIDYVAHEVGHQFGGDHTYNSCDGDNAGESGLEPGSGSTIQAYAGICGSASDLQTNSDPYFHARSLQEMGGYSSGIGGSCAQATPRAWVAPTVVPGSATTIPAATPYVLTAQAGSSAPGAVLTYTWEQYDAGPANMNLAVDPGAGPIQRSWLPTMSPRRYLPRIQNLVSGVFAKGEILPTTNRTLNYRLTVRDNLAGGGATNSADRVLTVVDTAGPFVLTAPAAPTIWTWGETPAQTIAWNVAATDQAPISCSAVDIDLVVPAADNSELLRLAVLQTGVPNSGSATVTVPNVSITAGHVRVACSNNIFFNISPQVTVIGGDSLFADGFDSP from the coding sequence ATGCGTTCACCCGTCACCGGTTTCGTTGTCCTCCTTTCCCTGCTCGTCGCCCCGGCGGTCGCGTTCGCCGGCTACTGGCAGGACGTCGCCGCGCGCGCGCCGCAGGTCCATGGCGAAGCGCCGTCGGCATATCGCCAGGTATCGCTTGACTGGCCCGGACTGCGTCAGGCGCTGGCCGCGCATGCCGATGGTGTCGGCGCCACACTCACACTGCCGGCTCCGGACGGTGGGCTGCGCGAATTCGTGCTGGCCGATTCTGGCGTCATGCCGGCTGAACTGCAGGCACGCTTCCCCGCCATCCGCAGCTACCTCGCCACCGATGCCCGCGGAACGACCGCGCGCGTCGGTATCTCGATGCTTGGCCTGCATGCCACGGTGCACGACCGCGACGGCATCTGGCTGGTGCGACCGGAGCGTTCCGGCATGGGCAGCCACTACCTCAGTTTCCGCCGCGCCGATGCCGGCGTCGCCCCGCCGTTCAAGTGCCGCACGCATGGCCACATCGACATGGACGAGGACCACGCGATGCCGGCACAGGCCCCCGGCGTCGCCACCGTCACGGGCACGATCCTGCGCAACTACCGTGCCGCCTTCGCCGCGAACCACCACTGGGTGCAGGCGGTTGCCAGCGCCATGGATCCGCCGCAGGCACCGAGCGTCGCCATCGGTCTCGCCGCTGTGGTCAATGTCATCAACCGCATCAACGAAGTCTACGGACAGGACTTCGCGATCCGCATGACCCTGATCCCCAACAATGACGCAATCATCTATCCGTTCGCTGAAGGTGACCCGTACTCCAACGATGAAGACGCCATCGACGAGAACGGGCCCAACCTCAACGCCGTCATCGGCAGCGCGAACTACGACATCGGCCACGTGTTCACTACCGGATCGGGCGGACTTGCAGGTCTCGGAGTGGTATGCCGCATCTGGAAGGCGGACGGTACGACCGGATTGCCAAACGGTGCGACGTTGCAGACCGATGTGTTCTACATCGACTACGTCGCGCACGAAGTCGGTCACCAGTTCGGCGGCGACCACACCTACAACTCCTGTGACGGTGACAATGCCGGCGAATCCGGTTTGGAGCCGGGCAGCGGCTCGACGATCCAGGCCTATGCCGGCATCTGCGGCAGCGCGAGCGACCTGCAGACGAACTCCGATCCATATTTCCATGCGCGCAGCCTGCAGGAGATGGGGGGCTATTCGAGCGGTATCGGCGGATCCTGCGCGCAGGCCACGCCGCGCGCTTGGGTCGCGCCGACCGTCGTGCCCGGCAGCGCGACGACGATTCCTGCCGCCACGCCATACGTGCTCACCGCACAGGCCGGTTCATCCGCGCCGGGTGCGGTTTTGACCTACACCTGGGAGCAGTACGATGCCGGCCCAGCCAACATGAACCTGGCCGTCGACCCGGGTGCCGGCCCGATCCAGCGCTCGTGGCTGCCGACGATGAGCCCGCGCCGCTATCTGCCGCGCATCCAGAACCTCGTGTCCGGTGTCTTCGCCAAGGGCGAGATCCTGCCGACCACGAACCGCACGCTGAACTATCGCCTGACCGTGCGCGACAACCTTGCCGGCGGGGGTGCCACCAACAGCGCCGACCGTGTGCTGACCGTGGTCGACACGGCCGGTCCATTCGTATTGACGGCACCGGCTGCGCCGACGATCTGGACCTGGGGCGAAACGCCCGCGCAGACGATTGCATGGAATGTCGCCGCGACCGACCAGGCGCCGATTTCCTGCAGCGCGGTCGACATCGACCTCGTCGTACCGGCGGCCGACAACAGCGAGTTGCTGCGACTCGCGGTGCTGCAGACAGGGGTTCCGAACAGCGGCAGCGCAACGGTGACGGTGCCGAATGTGTCGATCACGGCGGGTCACGTGCGCGTCGCGTGCTCGAACAACATCTTCTTCAACATCAGTCCACAAGTGACCGTGATCGGCGGGGATAGCCTCTTCGCGGACGGGTTCGACAGCCCGTAG